The Primulina tabacum isolate GXHZ01 chromosome 1, ASM2559414v2, whole genome shotgun sequence genome contains the following window.
atgATAATTTGACATGGATTTTTGGCTTTGTTGAAATGCaatatttatagattttattTAATCTCTATTATGAAAAGTTTTGAATCTAATAGACATAATTCTTCATGAAATGGTGCAAATTTGTTAAATAGATCACTTGATAGATCTGTAGATAAGCAGCTAAGACTAGAaggaacacacacacacaataccCATCTCATGTGTATATATACGTACTCTCAATGTACAGAGCAGTAATTTTCCTTCAATAAAACAGTTCTAATTTTTCCTTGAGCTTAATATTCTTCAATGGCTGCCTTGGATGCAAACtctaacatggtatcagagcattgcTTCCGCATCTAACTGAATACAGTTCTTCCAATTCATGGCGAGTCATACCGCTACGTTTGGATTCAATGATCCACTCTACCTCCATCCTTCGGATGCTCCGGGGATCTCTCTGGTTCAAGATCCGCTCATTGGCGCGGAAAATTACAATTTCTGGAGTAGAGCAATGTTGATTTCTCTGCAAGCGAGGAACAAATTAGGTTTCATCAATGGATCGTGTGTTCGTCCAGCAATTGCGCACCCGACCTTGCATCAATAGGAGCGGTGCAATGCGATTGTTCTTTCCTGGATCATGAATTCTGTTTCGAAGGAAATCTTCAGTGGTATTATCTACTGCACTGACGCTTCCAAAGTTTGGGGAGATCCGAAAGAACGGTTTGACAAGATATGTGGATCTCGAATATTCTCAATTCATCGAGACATTGCTCATCTTACTCAAGGATCTTCTTCCATCTctgtatatttttcaacactcaagCGACTATGGGACGAATTTACCTTCTTAGTAACACTTCCTTCTTGTGAGTGTGAAAGTGCTAAGGCGTATATCGATCACGAACAACAAATGCGTCTCCTTCAGTTTATGATGGGATTAAATGATAGTTATGGCCACATTAGAAGTCAAATCCTAATGATGAATCCATTGCCATATGTCAATCAAGCTTACTCGATTATTAGCCATGAGGAATCAACTCGCCATGTGCTATCTTCGCAGCTTGTTGTTGATATCCCAACAGCTGTTTTCTACTCTTCATCTACTAGGAAACATGAGCCAATTAATTGTGAAAATTGCAATATTCCAGGTCACAACAAGGAGAATTGTTTTCGCCTAATTGGATATCCTCCAGGCCACAAACTACATAAAAAATTCCCTCAAACAAGAGGATTCAAAAGCCATCACCCGTCTTCTAAGGTTGCTGCTCATTGTGCCTTTGAAAAGCAGATTTCACAGCCTTCTTCTTCTCCTTCACATGAGGAATTACGAGCAGATAATGCCTTGCCTCGACATTTTACTGATGTTCAATATCAGTAAATACTGAAGCTCTTGGATCACAACTCATTAAATACATCACGAGGGGACAACGAAGTCTCGGCAAACCTTGCAGGTAATTTTACAAGTTTGATGACTGTCAATGATGCTAATGAATGGATTTTAGACAGTGGAGCAAATACTTACATTGCAGGTTCTTCTAGTGGCATGAAAAACTCGCAACCATGTGACTCCGTTGCTGGATCTATTAGGCTGCCAAATGGTAACACTACTCAAGTTTTATCCATTGGTTCCATTCATATTGCCCTTTCTTGTACACTACAGCGTGTCTTACATGTCCCTGACTTCAACTTCAATCTTTTATCAATTTCCCAATTCAACAATGACCATCGATGTTCCATTAGCTTCTACCCACATTTTTGCCCTTTTCAGGACCTTTTGACTGGGAGGATCATGGGGATTGATAGACAAAAGCATGGGCTATATTACCTTCATTAGTTTTTTTTCCGCCGAAGTGCCATCTTCATCTACCCAAGCTAATAATCAAGCCAATAGCAGACACAAGTCTACTCCTACAGTTTCTTCTTCAAATGCTTGTAACCTTTCTCATTGTAATGACATTGATATTGATGTGTGGCATAAAAGATTTAGTCACTTATCGGTGTCTCGTTTACAATTCTTGCCCtttattaagcaaaaatctCTTACCCATCATTGCACGGTTTGTCCTCTATATAAGCAAACCAGACATGTATTTCCCACAAGAGCTAGCTCCTTGTCTCCCCATGTTTTTTATCTTTTACACATTGATATATGGGGTCCCTATAAACATCAAACCTATAATGGGTTCAAGTATTTCCTTACGgtggttgatgatttttcaagaagcACTTGGGTTTTCCTTATGCACTTCAAATCAGACACTCTACAAATCCTTAAACAATTTTTCGCCTTTGCTTCAAATCATTTTGATAAGCCCATAAAATACATTCGGACCGACAATGCTTATGAATTTTTCAGTACTGAATGTCGAACATACTTGTCTTCAATGGGCATCATTCATCAAAGCTCCTGTCCTTACACTCCACAGCAAAATGGTTTAGTTGAGCGTAAGCACAGACACATACTCAATATTGCTCGAGCCATAAAATTCCAGGGTTTAATTCCTGATTCGTATTGGGGTGAATGTGTTCTTCATGCAGCTTATTTAATTAATCGAACACCAACTCCTCTGATTGCCAACAAAACACCTTTCGAGTGTCTATTCAACAAACCACTGAACTACTCGCATTTCAAGGTTTTTGGTTGCCTATGCTATGCATCCAATCTCAAACCTAGTCACAAATTTGATGTTCGAGCTAAACCATATGTGTTTATGGGTTATCCTGCAAATCTGAAAGGTTTTAAACTCCTTGATCTATCCACTCGAAAATTCATTGTCTCTCGGGATGTTGTTTTCCATGAGAACATCTTTCCATTTTCCTCACACCATCGTGATTGTGCCCCTTTTTCATCACCTTCACAGTTAGATACTGATGATGATCTTCCACATATTTCTATACTTGCACATACTCCCACGATGGATGTGCTTCCAACTGTTATCTCTACCTCTTCCACGAGACCTCCCAGATCACATCGTCCTCCCCAATGGACTAAAGACTATGTATGCTCTCACACTTGCTCTACCCCATACAACCTTCTTGATCACATATCTTACAATAATGTATCATCTTCACACCGGTCCTTCTTGGCTTGTATTTCCCAAACAACCGTACCCACCAATTACTCTGCCGCAGCAGCTGATCCAAAATGGCGTGCAGCCATGGAAGCTGAGATTTCTGCTCTAGAAGCTAACCGCACTTGGGTAATTGTTCCTCTGCCCCCGGGAAAAAAAACTATCGGTTGCAAATGGATATAAAAAATCAAACACAAAGCTGATGGCAGCATCGATAGATTCAAAGCCCGCCTTGTCGCCAAGGGTTACACCCAACAATATGGCATTGACTATATTGACACATTCTCACCGGTTGCCAAGATAGTTAAGGTTCGATGTGTTTTAGCCATGGCTGCAGCAAAAAATTGGCCATtacatcaaatggatgtaacCAACGCTTTTCTCCAAGGTGATTTATATGAGGAGATCTACATGTCTATTCCTCAAGGGTTTCAAAAGAAAACTTCCAAATCATGCTTGCAAACTCCTTAAATCCTTATATGGCTTGAAGCAAGCCTCTCGCCaatggaatttaaaattttgtgaaATCATGCAGCATGCTGGTTACTTACGGTCACTTTATGATCACTCTCTGTTTTAAAAGAGACAAGGTAGTTCAGTCACCTTACTTcttctttatgttgatgacattgtcATCATGGGCAATGATTCTATTGCAATTGCTGCTCTAAAAGAATGTTTGCATAAGCATCGTGCCATTAAGGATCTTGGACATATGAAATATTTCTTGGGAATTGAGGTCGCTAGATCAAAGGCTGGTATTTGTTTGAACCAACGTAAATATGCGCTGGAACTGCTATCGGATACAGGAATGACTGGTTGCAAGCCATGTGATACTCCAATGGAACAACACTTAAAACTCACTACACTTGAATATGATCAGCTCATCAAGACTACTGGTTCTGATCCTCCATTGGCTGATCCAGCTTCTTGCTTTGCGGTTCAATCTCTTAGTCAGTTCATGCAACATCCAAAGCAATCACATATGAATGCAGCGCTTCGAGTTCTTGGATATCTCAAGGGTAGCCCATCTTTGGGCATTTTCTTGTCTGCCACTAGTGACTTACAACTTTCTGCATATTGTGATTCTGATTGGGGTTCTTGTCCAATGAGTCGGAAATCTGTGACTGGATATGTGATCAAACTTGGTTCTTCGGTGATTTCTTGGAAAACAAATAAGCAAAACACGGTTTCTCGTTCATCCGCCGAAGATGAATATCGATCCATGGCTACAACTGCTTGTGAAATCACTTGGCTTCGAAGTCTTCTCGCAGACATGGGCCTCATTATCACTCTGCCCACTCCTCTCTTTTGTGATAATCAGGCAGCCATCCACATTGCCGCAAATCCGCTATATCATGAACGCACGAAACACATTGAAATAGATTGTCACTTCATCCGTGAAAATATTCGTTCTCATATAATTACCACCTCTCATATCCACACTCGACAGCAGCCGGCCGATATATTCACCAAGGCCTTGAGTTCAGAAGAACATCACCATCTCTTATCCAAGCTTGACATGTTGAACATATTACAAGCTTGAGGGGGGGGTGTTAAATAGATCACTTGATAGATATGTAGATAAGCAGCTAAGACTAGAaggaacacacacacacacacacaataccCATCTCATGTGTATATATACGGACTCTCAATGTACAGAGCAGTAATTTTCCTTCAATAAAACAGTTCTGATTTCTCCTTGAGCTTAATGTTCTTCAATGGCTGCCTTGGATGCGAACTCTAACAAAATTGTTTCCACCATTTCATGATTGAGGCGCCACATCCATTCATGAATCAATCTTTGCCAAGTTTGAAGCACTTGTCTCGCTTGGAATTGAGCTACAATGATTTTCAAGGGATTCGGATACCGAACTTTATCGGTTCGAAACTTGGATTTCTTGATCTCTCTGAGGCTGGATTTGGAGGAGAATCCCACAGGAACTTGAAAATCTATCGAGTTTAAGGTATCTTGATCTTTCGGGTAATCATTTCAACTCCTTAGTACCTCATTGGATCCAAAATCTGAGCAATTTGGTTCATTTGGACTTGAGTGATTGTGGCTTAAATGATCAACTTCCTACCGGTTTACATAACACATCACTCCTCAGATATCTTAACTCGTCTTCAAATAATTTCAATTCAAGTTTGCCAATTGGTTTAGCCGGTTTACTCGTCTAATCTTTTGTAGGGTTAAATTCCAGATGACATAGGAAATCTAACTTCTCTGATGATTCTTGATTTGTCTGGGAACGAACTAGAGGGGAAGCTACCGGAATCACTGACAAAACTTTGCAAACTCAGAGAAATTTCCTTGTCTCGTAACTGGTTGTTGGGTGACCAAAACAATCTTTTAGGATGCAGTTCTAAAGTTTTACATTACTTGTATTAGGACACGAATAATTTTGGCTTCATTACCATATAATCTCGGGGAAGTATCTGAGTTAAGAGAATTAGACCTAGTAGATAATAAGCTAACTGGAACTTTGCCTATCAGTATCAGACAGCTTAAAATTTTGGGATTCCTTGTTTTATCTCTTAATTTTTTGGAGGGATGTGAGAATGAATCACACTTTAGAAACATCTCAAGATTGAAGATATTTCGAGCAAATGGAAACGCCTTATCTCACAAGCCGAACCAAACTTGGATCTCTCCATTTCAAGTCACAGGCCTATCTTTGAGAAAACGGGAGTTGTCGCCTGAGTTTCCCTTTTGGATTCAGCATCTGAAACATTCGAACTATTTGAGCTTAGTGCACGACAGGATTTCCGACATCATTCCATCGTGGTTTTGGAACCAAGCATTTGAGTAAGGATACCTAAATTTATCAGGAAATTCCACACATGGGCCTATCCCAAGTCTGTCAAATTTTGGCTACGGTAAAAATGCAGCAGCTGACTTGAAATGCAACTTCATAACCTGCCCATTGACAATTATTTCTTCAAATATAAAGATGTTAGATCTTTCTGAAAATCAGATTTCGGGATGCAAAATTTCCTATGCAACAACCGTAATCAAGATCACGAGCTTTGAAATTCTTGATCTTGTTTCAACCGATTGTCTGAAGAAATTCCCGACTGTTGGATGAACTCGTCTAGATTGAGAGTTTTAAGGTTATAATCCAATTTCAATCTTTATGGTGAAATTCCGAGCACGGTAAGATTCTTGACCGGCCTAGAATCACCAGCAGAACAATCTTTCAGGGACATTGCCTTCCTTTGTGAAAGATTTAGCTGGTCTGAAGGTCTTGGACGTGGGGCGTAACCATTTTACCAGAGGAATAGCAAAACGGATCAATAAACTCTCCAAATTAGTCGCCTTTAACCTTCGCACAACGAGTTTTCTGGAGAGATTCATAATGAAATATGCCTTCTTGATTCTCTCCAAGCATTGGACTTGGCAAGTAACAGCTTATCAGGGAGAATATCAATATGTTTCGACGGTTTTAGTTTGATGGCCGGAAAAAAACCTCCAACTGATCATATATATTACTCCGTAGAAGACACGTTTGGGGGCCTTCCGATCCGGATAACCAATTCCCGGTGATGAAACGAAGATTTGCAAACTATAGCACTAATATTCAACTAGTGCTAACTGTAGACCTTTCGGATAACGGCCTATCTGGAACAATCCCAACTCAGATCTCCAAGCTTGTCAAATTAATGTCATTGATCATGTCAGTTAACTCATTAACCGGTTCCATTCTTGTTAGAAAAATACGATATTGTTTGGATTGCGATATCGCTTTCTTTAAAGAAATATTGCCCCCGCCTGGctaatttgagatttttgcGATGGAGAGGAGAGTGAGGGATCTTTTCAAGTGACAAATTTGAGATTTTTGTGAGTGTTCTACTTGGTTTCATATTTGACTTTTGGGAACTATAGGGGTAAGCATTTCTTGGAAGACTACTTACTTTAGGGTCTTATCTAGGGTAGGGGGCTACATGTATTATATTTTCTTCAAATTTGTACGAAT
Protein-coding sequences here:
- the LOC142556937 gene encoding uncharacterized protein LOC142556937 yields the protein MNSVSKEIFSGIIYCTDASKVWGDPKERFDKICGSRIFSIHRDIAHLTQGSSSISVYFSTLKRLWDEFTFLVTLPSCECESAKAYIDHEQQMRLLQFMMGLNDSYGHIRSQILMMNPLPYVNQAYSIISHEESTRHVLSSQLVVDIPTAVFYSSSTRKHEPINCENCNIPGHNKENCFRLIGYPPGHKLHKKFPQTRGFKSHHPSSKVAAHCAFEKQISQPSSSPSHEELRADNALPRHFTDVQYQ